The following coding sequences are from one Triticum aestivum cultivar Chinese Spring chromosome 5A, IWGSC CS RefSeq v2.1, whole genome shotgun sequence window:
- the LOC123106196 gene encoding remorin, with amino-acid sequence MAAEEANKVEVETTTATKDIAEEKAIVPVPVPDNSKAIVAVVKDAEGTRGSSERDAYLTKIMSEKRTTLINAWEESEKARAENRAAKNLSFITSWEHAKEAEMEAELKKIEEQLEKKKAAYKEKLKNKLAMLHKSAEEKRAMAEAKRGEEIIMAEEMAAKYRAKGEAPTKLFGLLKA; translated from the exons ATGGCGGCTGAGGAGGCCAACAAGGTGGAGGTGGAGACCACCACGGCCACCAAGGACATCGCCGAGGAGAAGGCCatcgtgcccgtgcccgtgcccgacAACTCCAAGGCCATCGTCGCCGTCGTCAAGG ATGCTGAAGGTACAAGAGGTTCATCTGAAAGAG ATGCTTATCTCACCAAGATTATGTCTGAGAAGAGGACGACGCTGATCAACGCCTGGGAGGAGAGCGAGAAGGCGAGAGCCGAGAACAG GGCGGCCAAGAATCTGTCCTTCATCACTTCATGGGAGCATGCCAAGGAAGCCGAGATGGAGGCCGAGCTGAAAAAGATCGAG GAGCAACTGGAGAAGAAGAAAGCAGCATACAAGGAGAAGCTGAAGAACAAGCTCGCGATGCTCCACAAGTCGGCTGAGGAGAAGagagccatggcggaggcgaagcgaggtgaggagataatCATGGCGGAGGAGATGGCCGCCAAGTACCGTGCCAAAGGCGAGGCTCCGACGAAGCTCTTTGGGCTCCTGAAAGCATGA